The segment AAGAAAAGCATTGTCTTGAAAAGAAACCCAAAAGATGTTTGGGTAAATCAATACAACAGAGATTTGATGCGTGCTTGGCAAGGAAATATGGACATTCAGTATGTCACAGATGCCTTTTCTGTAGTGGTCTATATACTTAGTTATATCACAAAAGCAGAACAAGAAATGGGACTTCTGCTTCAGCGTGCACAAAATGAAGCAATGAATGGAAATCTTGAAGCTAAAGCATCATTAAAACAGTTGGGAAGCATGTATCTGCACAACAGAGAAATTTCTGCTCAAGAGGCGGTGTACAGGCTGACAGGCATGCATTTGAAGGAATGTTCCCGCAAAGTACAGTTTATTCCAATAGGACAAAATCCTGTAAAGATGAGTTTGCCTTTGCATGTGCTTCAAAATAAAGTGGAAAATGACCAGTGTGATGATGAAAGCAATTTTTGGATGACAAGTATCACTGACAGATATAAGAACAGACCAGAGAAAGAACCACTAGAAAATCTATGTCTCGCCAGTTTTTGTTCTGAGTACAGAGTTCTGGCAAAATCAGAGGTTTcctcacaaaacaaaacagcagaaaatgaaataattaaactgAATAACAACAATGGCCATGTAAAACGGAGGACAAGAACTGAACCTGCAGTAGTGAGATATCCTAGGTTTTCTCCCACAAAAGATCCAGaaaaatattatcattcattGTTGCAGCTTTTCTTACCACATTATGATGAGTCTGATCTGAAGCCTAGCAAGTATAACACTTATGAAGAGTTTTACAACAGTGGTGTCATAAAAATTGGTTGTGAACTGAAACAAGTGAAATCAGTTGTTGATGGCAACAGAGCATTATTTGAAAAGGAAAGTGACAAAATAGATGAAGCTAAACAGCTTTTGGAGCAAAATCTTGATTTAGAAGATGCCTGGGCTGAGATATGTCCTGAAACTGAGAAACAGCGTGATGAATGCATAGACCTGATGAAGGACAAACTACTGCTTGATGAAGATGACAGTCAAGAACTTATTCCAGATCTTACAGCAAACCCTCAAACTGTGTGCACCATTGAAACGAATCACACTACAATGCCTAGAGATGAGGCGTTGCATTTACTAAGGTCGTTAAACGAGGAACAATCTGCTGTGTTCTACAAAGTGCAGAAGTGGTGTCTACAGAAGGTACTTGGACAAAATCCTGAACCATTTAGATTATTTCTTACTGGTGGAGCAGGCACAGGAAAAAGTCATCtaattaaagcaataaaatatgaaTCTACTAGACTGTTGTCTCAGCTTTCTGAGAATCCTGATGATATTACTGTACTTTTGACTGCATCGACGGGTGTTGCCAGCTTTGGAATCGGAGGCGGAACTGTTCATAATAATTTCGCAATTGGTGCAAATGTCAGACTGCCATATCAACCTCTTAgcgataataaaataaactcattacgtACAAAATTGGGTTCGTTGCATATTTTGATTATTGATGAAGTGTCTATGGTTGACCATCGTCTTTTGTCATACATTCATGGAAGACTACGACAGATAAAACAAACTGGTGACTACTCTCTCTTTGGAAAAGTCAGTATTCTTTGTGTTGGGGATTTCTATCAACTTCCTCCAGTAAAAGGAACTGCTCTGTATGCTGATACAAAAGGAGTGAACCTCTGGGAGAATAACTTTCAAGTTGCAGAATTAACTAAAGTTGTTAGACAACAAGATCCGAGTTTTGCTGAAATGTTAAATCGACTGAGAGTACACAAGAAAGGGGAATCCCTTTTGTCTAATGACATTGCTATGTTGAAAAAATGTGAAACAGGGAAGAAGTGTAATGATATTCACATATTTGCTACAAATGCTGAAGTTGATAAATATAACATCGAAAGACTACATGAATGTTGCCCAGAGGCAATCAGTATACATGCTCAAGATTATGTCAAAAACTCAAAAACTGGACGAATGGAACGTAAAGTTGGATTTCATAGTAAAGTTTTCAACTCGTGTTTGTCTAAATCTGTTTCGCTGGGTATTGGAGCAAgggttatgttaaaaaaaaatattgatgttgCTGATGGTCTTGTCAATGGAGCGTTTGGTACAGTTGTCCACGTAAGTGAAAGTCAAAATGATAATGATGATTTCCCATCAGCTATACATGTGGAGTTTGATAATGCAAACGTTGGTAAAATTCAAAGATCAAGAACAAGAAAGAGATTTTCCCAAAATTcaacagttattgaagtacaagAAGACCATGTCACAAACGATGGTGGTATAAGACGTCAGTTTCCTCTCAGATTGGCTTGggcatgtacagttcacaaagtGCAAGGACTCACAGTAGATAAAGCTGTTGTATCACTGAAGAAAATCTTTACAGCAGGGCAAGCATATGTTGCTTTGAGCCGAGTAAGATCTCTTAGTGGATTAATCATTGAGGACTTTAAAGAGTCTGCTATATTTTGTAATGACAAAATTGAGTTGGCTATGAAAGATATGACAAAATTTCTGTTGGAAAAGGACAGTTCCACTGAGTCCCATGGTACATTCAAAATAGCACTGCTTAATGTACAAAGTCTGAAAGCTCACTTTCAAGATGTTCTTGCGCATACAGTTCTGATGAACACTGACTGTATTTGTTTGACAGAAACATGGCTAAATGCTGACGAGAAAGCACAGGAACCACAAATACCAGAATTTGTGTTCAAGCACAACCCAAGAGCTAAGTGTTATGACAACAGTACAGCTCTTTTTACCCAATTAAAACATCAGAAAGGTGGTGGAGTTGGAATGTATTGTTCTGAGAAAGTCGAGTGTAATGTTTTCACTCCTGAGCGCTGGAACTTAGAATGTTTATACTTTATAGTTCCACATGTCAATTTGACTGCTGCGCTTTTGTATAGGCCCAGTTCATATAAAACTGACATGTTTCGACAGCAGCTAATACATGTTATTGAAGAGATGGAAAAGCATCCGGGACAGAAAATAATCATGGGAGACTTTAACGAAGACATTTTTACTTCATCTACAGTTCTGAAATTCATGGAAGAACATGGATACAATCAACACGTTCAAAGTCCAACCACAGAGAAGGGAACATTAATAGACCATGTTTATACGAAAGATATGGAAGGTATAAGTGTCAATGTTGTGCAAACGTACTATAGTTTTCATGAGGCAATACTTGTTTCACTGTTGTGATGTTGAAAATCAAACCATAGAAAAGGGAACATAATAAGGAAGGTATAAGTGTCAATGTTGTGCAAACTTTCTGGCAAAATTTTCGTCAGGAAATACTCATTTCACTGTTGTAATCAAAGTCATGTATGAGGATATGTGTGTGAAGATTCCGCCTGCCACTGGGGGAGGGGGTGGGCAGGGAGGCAAGACATAAGACGAGGCGGCTCCCTGGGGACGGGAGGTTCTGGAGACTGGGTTGGCTGACACAGGGGTTGATTGGCAcaggtttcatttttaaatgattttaagttTGCATCTCAACAACTTCTCAAGTATAACTTAACCAAActtgcaatttttttaaacacttgttCTCCAAGTTGGGAATGATTCACTGCCACCATTGAGGACATGTGATTTGGCTCAAGGCTATCTAGAGTTACTCTCACTGCAGGGGCAGGTTGTTGTTTATTTGCATGTATTATCTCTGGAATTAGaccaaattattataatattttcattatcttaaattattattataatattataaatgtataatatttattatatttatattattaatataaaatatgttttataaagtAACCATATTAATAACTTTATTAGTTAATAAAGTTATAATCAAcaaatgtgttttcagacttccTAATGTATATTTGCaaagatgtaaatattttgttttattaattaattattatcatcattattcagtatttttgtttattttgtgctgtgTCAATCAACCCCACAATCCATAGTCAGAGAAATGGATTTTGAGTAGGACATGTTGCTGAAATTGATGAATGACATCATGTTAATAAgtgcaaataatatttatagaaataGATATATACAGACTTTACCAAGctaattaattatgaattataagTCTGCACTTAAAGGCAATTATCAAAACTGTCCAGCACTTCCAATGTTCCAAAACTGCAATGAATTATTGTccatttcacaatttttatttttgtgacttTTGTTGTTAAACCCTAACAATGGGtaatttttctattctatttttacCAGTAAACGATAACATAATGCTGTAGGTTATTTATTTTCCCCCATCTTTtgactgttattttttatttattgacttatttattttgtgtgattacgttttttttttttttttttgagtcagcCAACCCAGGtctcatttttgtttcttttttttttttaaagcttgaatCTGCAAGTTTTGGTTATTATGCAAAACCACACCCATTAGTGCAATGACTTTATAGCATGGCCATAGCTTGACATTTGAATGGTACCAGACTATTATATTGGGTCGTCAGATTCTAGGTTTAGGTAGGTCaaattgaatacatttatttacttgacatttttaaataacagtctatatatatatatatatatatatatatatatatatatagtatatttatatatatggtgACCCACAAGCTAAATTCATGCTGTAAAGTAGTTGCATTTGGTGAAAATTATGTCAGTGTGTAAGTAGAACcatcttttaaaattaatgttttcttagatgaatttacataaaaaataaatgtattgtaaagTAGGAACATTATACTTTGATTTTCCTGAATTTGCTAAAGTCTGGTTTCTTTATTCAAAATTGCCATTGTACAGAACATTTAATGCTTAATACTTTGCAGCTATGTAGTTCTACTTACAGCACTGTTTTATTTATCTACGATGTaatgtctttattattttatgtagtgctgattttatttatacatttcagtaaattttaaaaacaaaatgtaagatGCCtaaaaagtgtggatttactttcaCATTTCCCAGCAGAAATCTTTCTCAAGCCACAAAATCTGGAGTTTACGGAAAACTGAACTTCTCAatctttgtaaaaaatatttaagcatCTGATCCTTTGTCTGCTTAAGTGATCTtctcctgtttaaaaaaaaaaaaaaaaaaaaatgatattgcaTTTACAATTGTATATGCCATTTGGTTTTTTATGTGTACATTACAGTTATATCTAACCACATAATGTCAACTCCCATTGTTGTGGTTTTGCATAATAACCAAAGTTCAAGTGCTGGATTGAAAACTTGGTGGTTCAAGATTCTTTATTTCAGTTCATCTTTATCTCAGTGTATTCCAGCTCATTAGTTTCTTTAGTTTATTACTATTGTCTCAGTTTGCTAAGATGTTTAGTTGTGTTTCATTGTCATTGGCGACCATGGCTTCTTCTTTCTCTGGCTCTACTGTGGCCAGTCATGCCTCTGTTTCACCGGACTCCCTCATCCTTCTGA is part of the Carassius gibelio isolate Cgi1373 ecotype wild population from Czech Republic chromosome A4, carGib1.2-hapl.c, whole genome shotgun sequence genome and harbors:
- the LOC127981121 gene encoding uncharacterized protein LOC127981121, producing MGNEWSSAEMPRGKGFRRSQAAKKRNAERHTLSSFIDLKVVRGSFHQGDARFGWNRNRQCAVNSMTAVMRERQKDIDFTINQFHQEVSTGPEFVCSVCHRLLFRKQVIECKRDCYKIRGQQITDLAERCITEKYLHTCNNECENRCHLSGNEARKLWICYTCHRKILGGKLPEESAANNMHLVDIPKELKGLNSLEEHLIARNIPFMKLLCLPRGNQKGCHGPVVSVPVNIADVSNILPRNECDDHMIRIKLKRKLTYKGHYEYKCVSTDRVRHALSYLVRHNKWYNDVEFNEQWVNSLNADDEVENEADDFEMEKQDLTDKNEDEEEAADDPEEDITYIKEQSGLLSDTSLQPVDIGSEIIDQHFQDVLNVAPAEGNSPIRLLSDKSNEAKCFPVLYPTGGPTFHDERPEKITLTRYLKARILNADGRFAQSTDFLFYAQYISEVDQIISNVSIALRKGSEKNCLKITPDMLTNSDSLQRILNYDEGYKFLRPVRGTPPYWMSTQKDLFALIRQLGIPTFFASFSSADMRWPEMLNTIIKQEGKQINVDELDWSEKCGLIRRNPVTAARMFDHRWHCFLKDVIMSPAKPIGKIKDYFYRVEFQQRGSPHVHCLFWVEDAPKLNDHDADNDAVVADFIDTYITCETPPENDTVLYETVNSVQKHSTRHSKTCRKKNTVCRFNFPRPPSSRTFITRERNADDSKGKGEDTTASEIIKKVKAALNSDVNFDSVDAFFSSIGINQTMFEKAYNECSKKKSIVLKRNPKDVWVNQYNRDLMRAWQGNMDIQYVTDAFSVVVYILSYITKAEQEMGLLLQRAQNEAMNGNLEAKASLKQLGSMYLHNREISAQEAVYRLTGMHLKECSRKVQFIPIGQNPVKMSLPLHVLQNKVENDQCDDESNFWMTSITDRYKNRPEKEPLENLCLASFCSEYRVLAKSEVSSQNKTAENEIIKLNNNNGHVKRRTRTEPAVVRYPRFSPTKDPEKYYHSLLQLFLPHYDESDLKPSKYNTYEEFYNSGVIKIGCELKQVKSVVDGNRALFEKESDKIDEAKQLLEQNLDLEDAWAEICPETEKQRDECIDLMKDKLLLDEDDSQELIPDLTANPQTVCTIETNHTTMPRDEALHLLRSLNEEQSAVFYKVQKWCLQKVLGQNPEPFRLFLTGGAGTGKSHLIKAIKYESTRLLSQLSENPDDITVLLTASTGVASFGIGGGTVHNNFAIGANVRLPYQPLSDNKINSLRTKLGSLHILIIDEVSMVDHRLLSYIHGRLRQIKQTGDYSLFGKVSILCVGDFYQLPPVKGTALYADTKGVNLWENNFQVAELTKVVRQQDPSFAEMLNRLRVHKKGESLLSNDIAMLKKCETGKKCNDIHIFATNAEVDKYNIERLHECCPEAISIHAQDYVKNSKTGRMERKVGFHSKVFNSCLSKSVSLGIGARVMLKKNIDVADGLVNGAFGTVVHVSESQNDNDDFPSAIHVEFDNANVGKIQRSRTRKRFSQNSTVIEVQEDHVTNDGGIRRQFPLRLAWACTVHKVQGLTVDKAVVSLKKIFTAGQAYVALSRVRSLSGLIIEDFKESAIFCNDKIELAMKDMTKFLLEKDSSTESHVPSLSDSDLVFCLSGSTTAPHLFGSIKMEEDLGPAIVAAAGELSLEDNELDTLASGAEGPDDFYLISGGLQWESLVTT